A genome region from Trichosurus vulpecula isolate mTriVul1 chromosome 5, mTriVul1.pri, whole genome shotgun sequence includes the following:
- the CAND1 gene encoding cullin-associated NEDD8-dissociated protein 1 gives MASASYHISNLLEKMTSSDKDFRFMATNDLMTELQKDSIKLDDDSERKVVKMILKLLEDKNGEVQNLAVKCLGPLVSKVKEYQVETIVDTLCTNMLSDKEQLRDISSIGLKTVIGELPPASSGSALAANVCKKITGRLTSAIAKQEDVSVQLEALDIMADMLSRQGGLLVNFHPSILTCLLPQLTSPRLAVRKRTIIALGHLVMSCGNIVFVDLIEHLLSELSKNDSMSTTRTYIQCIAAISRQAGHRIGEYLEKIIPLVVKFCNVDDDELREYCIQAFESFVRRCPKEVYPHVSTIINICLKYLTYDPNYNYDDEDEDENAMDADGCDDDDQGSDDEYSDDDDMSWKVRRAGAKCLDAVVSTRHEMLPEFYKTVSPALIARFKEREENVKADVFHAYLSLLKQTRPVQSWLCDPDAMEQGETPLTMLQSQVPNIVKALHKQMKEKSVKTRQCCFNMLTELVNVLPGALTQHIPVLVPGIIFSLNDKSSSSNLKIDALSCLYVILCNHSPQVFHPHVQALVPPVVACVGDPFYKITSEALLVTQQLVKVIRPLDQPSSFDATPYIKDLFTCTIKRLKAADIDQEVKERAISCMGQIICSLGDNLGSDLPSTLQIFLERLKNEITRLTTVKALTLIAGSPLKIDLRPVLGEGVPILASFLRKNQRALKLGTLSALDILIKNYSDSLTAAMIDAVLDELPPLISESDMHVSQMAISFLTTLAKVYPSSLSKISGSILNELIGLVRSPLLQGGALSAMLEFFQALVVTGTNNLGYMDLLRMLTGPVYAQSTALTHKQSYYSIAKCVAALTRACPKEGPAVVGQFIQDVKNSRSTDSIRLLALLSLGEVGHHIDLSGQLELKSVILEAFSSPSEEVKSAASYALGSISVGNLPEYLPFVLQEITSQPKRQYLLLHSLKEIISSASVVGLKPYVENIWTLLLKHCECAEEGTRNVVAECLGKLTLIDPETLLPRLKGYLVSGSSYARSSVVTAVKFTISDHPQPIDPLLKNCIGDFLKTLEDPDLNVRRVALVTFNSAAHNKPSLIRDLLDTVLPHLYNETKVRKELIREVEMGPFKHTVDDGLDIRKAAFECMYTLLDSCLDRLDIFEFLNHVEDGLKDHYDIKMLTFLMLVRLSTLCPSAVLQRLDRLVEPLRATCTTKVKANSVKQEFEKQDELKRSAMRAVAALLTIPEAEKSPLMSEFQSQISSNPELAAIFESIQKDSSSTNLESMDTS, from the exons GCTCCGCGTTAGCAGCTAATGTTTGTAAAAAGATCACAGGACGTCTTACAAGTGCTATAGCGAAGCAGGAAGATGTCTCTGTTCAGTTAGAAGCCTTGGATATTATGGCTGATATGTTGAGCAG GCAAGGAGGACTTCTTGTTAATTTCCATCCGTCAATTTTGACATGTCTGCTCCCCCAGTTGACCAGCCCCAGGCTTGCAGTGAGGAAGAGAACTATCATTGCACTTGGCCACCTGGTTATGAGCTGTGGAAATATAGTTTTTGTTGATCTCATTGAGCATCTATTATCAGAGCTATCAAAAAATGATTCCATGTCAACAACAAGGACCTACATACAATGTATTGCTGCTATTAGTAGGCAAGCAGGTCATAGAATAG GTGAATATCTTGAGAAGATAATTCCCTTGGTAGTAAAATTTTGTAATGTAGATGACGATGAATTACGAGAATATTGCATTCAAGCCTTTGAATCTTTTGTGAGAAG ATGTCCTAAGGAAGTTTATCCCCATGTTTCAACAATTATAAATATTTGTCTTAAATATCTTACCTATGATCCCAattataattatgatgatgaagatgaagatgaaaatgCTATGGATGCAGATggctgtgatgatgatgatcaag GGAGTGATGATGAATACAGTGACGATGATGACATGAGCTGGAAAGTGAGGCGTGCAGGAGCTAAATGCTTAGATGCTGTAGTTAGCACACGACATGAAATGCTTCCAGAGTTCTACAAGACTGTGTCTCCAGCCTTGATAGCCAGATTTAAAGAACGTGAAGAGAATGTAAAAGCAGACGTGTTCCATGCATATCTTTCCCTCTTGAAGCAAACTCGTCCTGTACAGAGTTGGCTTTGTGATCCTGATGCAATGGAACAAGGAGAGACGCCTTTGACGATGCTTCAGAGTCAG GTTCCCAACATtgttaaagctcttcacaaacagatgaaggagaaaagtgTGAAGACTCGACAGTGTTGTTTTAACATGTTAACTGAGCTGGTAAATGTATTACCTGGGGCACTCACACAGCACATTCCTGTACTTGTACCAG GAATAATTTTCTCATTGAATGACAAATCCAGCTCATCTAATCTGAAGATAGATGCTTTGTCATGCCTGTATGTAATACTCTGTAACCACTCTCCTCAAGTCTTCCATCCTCATGTTCAGGCACTGGTTCCTCCCGTGGTGGCTTGTGTTGGGGATCCATTCTACAAGATCACATCTGAGGCACTTCTTGTTACCCAGCAGCTCGTCAAAGTTATTCGTCCTTTAGATCAACCTTCTTCATTTGATGCAACTCCCTACATCAAAGATTTATTTACCTGTACCATCAAACGGTTAAAAGCAGCTGACATTGATCAGGAAGTCAAAGAGAGGGCTATCTCCTGTATGGGACAAATCATTTGCAGCCTTGGAGACAATCTAGGTAGTGATCTGCCTAGTACACTTCAGATTTTCTTGGAGAGACTAAAGAATGAAATTACCAGGTTAACAACAGTGAAGGCTTTGACACTGATTGCTGGGTCCCCCTTGAAGATAGATTTAAGACCTGTCCTGGGAGAAGGGGTACCTATTCTTGCTTCGTTTCTTAGGAAAAACCAGCGAGCTTTGAAACTGGgtaccctttcagctctagacaTCCTAATTAAAAACTATAGTGACAGCTTGACAGCTGCCATGATTGATGCAGTCCTGGATGAGCTTCCACCTCTTATCAGTGAAAGTGATATGCATGTATCACAGATGGCCATCAGCTTTCTGACTACACTTGCTAAAGTgtacccctcttccctttcaaagaTAAGCGGGTCCATACTCAATGAACTTATCGGGCTTGTGAGATCACCTTTGCTGCAGGGAGGAGCACTTAGCGCCATGTTAGAATTTTTCCAAGCTTTGGTTGTAACTGGAACAAATAATTTAGGGTACATGGATTTGTTACGTATGTTGACAGGCCCAGTTTATGCTCAAAGCACAGCACTTACTCACAAGCAGTCTTATTATTCCATTGCCAAATGTGTAGCTGCCCTTACTCGAGCATGCCCTAAAGAGGGACCAGCTGTAGTAGGTCAATTTATTCAAGATGTCAAGAACTCAAGGTCTACTGATTCCATTCGTCTCTTAGCTCTTCTTTCCCTTGGGGAAGTTGGGCATCACATTGACTTAAGTGGGCAACTTGAACTTAAATCTGTAATATTAGAAGCCTTCTCATCTCCTAGTGAAGAAGTCAAATCAGCAGCATCCTATGCATTGGGTAGCATTAGTGTTGGCAATCTTCCTGAATATCTGCCATTTGTCTTACAAGAAATAACCAGTCAGCCTAAGAGGCAGTATCTTCTACTTCATTCTTTGAAGGAAATTATTAGCTCTGCATCAGTGGTAGGCCTTAAACCATATGTTGAGAACATCTGGACCTTACTGCTGAAACACTGTGAGTGTGCAGAAGAAGGAACCAGGAACGTTGTTGCTGAATGCTTGGGCAAACTCACTTTAATTGATCCAGAAACTCTGCTTCCACGGCTTAAAGGGTACTTAGTATCAG GCTCATCTTATGCCCGAAGTTCAGTGGTTACAGCTGTGAAGTTTACTATTTCTGACCATCCACAGCCCATAGATCCACTACTAAAGAATTGCATAG GTGACTTCTTAAAAACTTTAGAAGACCCTGATTTAAATGTAAGACGAGTAGCCCTGGTAACATTTAATTCAGCAGCGCATAACAAACCATCCTTAATAAGGGATCTTTTAGATACTGTTCTTCCACATCTTTACAATGAGACAAAAGTTAGAAAGGAACTTATAAGAGAG GTAGAAATGGGACCATTTAAGCATACTGTTGATGATGGATTGGATATAAGAAAGGCAGCTTTTGAGTGTATGTATACACTTCTAGACAGTTGTCTTGATAGATTAGATATCTTTGAATTCTTAAACCACGTCGAAGATGGTTTGAAGGACCATTATGATATTAAG ATGCTTACATTTTTAATGCTGGTAAGACTGTCTACTCTTTGTCCAAGTGCAGTACTGCAGAGATTGGACCGACTCGTTGAGCCATTACGTGCCACATGTACAACTAAG GTAAAGGCAAACTCGGTGAAGCAGGAGTTTGAAAAACAAGATGAGCTAAAGCGATCTGCCATGAGGGCGGTAGCAGCGCTCCTAACCATTCCAGAAGCGGAGAAGAGTCCGCTGATGAGCGAATTCCAGTCACAAATCAGCTCTAACCCAGAGCTGGCAGCCATCTTTGAAAGTATCCAGAAAGATTCATCCTCCACTAACTTGGAATCAATGGACACTAGTTAG